A part of Bufo bufo chromosome 7, aBufBuf1.1, whole genome shotgun sequence genomic DNA contains:
- the LOC121008342 gene encoding THUMP domain-containing protein 1-like → MNRPPVFGPRKKRRFVNKGLKFGTQMTVGMQGILIYCSQHGRDCVSEACGLLTEYGDLLYGPEKKEEEEEDDEGESAQTVPEKRIKTEEILRRFHPQHIGSSNIFMRTCNVEPEKLVHHILKDLYTTKQMKTQFLLRMLPFSGTCNANPEDLRKYAETFFQPWFKAPKQGNFQIIFKARCTLTLNRTMVVDELPAVLHRLNPRNRFDLINPDYTIVVDVLWNVCCLGVVKDYDLFKQYNLQEVIKSGEEGKK, encoded by the exons ATGAACCGTCCCCCCGTATTTGGACCGAGGAAGAAAAGGCGGTTTGTTAACAAAGGCTTGAAGTTTGGCACGCAGATGACGGTGGGCATGCAGGGCATCCTCATCTACTGCAGCCAGCATGGGAGGGACTGCGTGTCGGAGGCCTGCGGCCTGCTCACTGAGTATGGAGACCTGCTGTACGGCCCTGAGAAG aaggaagaggaggaagaagatgatGAAGGGGAATCTGCTCAAACTGTTCCAGAGAAAAGAATCAAGACTGAAGAGATTTTGCGCAGATTTCATCCACAACATATCGGGTCCAGTAATATTTTCATGAGGACTTGTAATGTAG AGCCCGAGAAGTTGGTCCACCACATTTTAAAGGATCTGTACACCACAAAGCAGATGAAGACGCAGTTCCTCCTTCGTATGTTACCCTTCAGCGGTACTTGTAATGCGAACCCAGAGGATCTCAGGAAATATGCAGAGACCTTCTTCCAGCCTTGGTTTAAAGCCCCCAAACAAGGAAACTTTCAGATTATATTTAAAGCGAGATGTACCCTTACTCTGAACAGGACCATGGTTGTCGATGAGCTGCCAG CTGTACTTCACAGGCTGAATCCAAGGAATAGGTTCGACCTGATAAACCCAGACTACACCATTGTAGTGGATGTCCTCTGGAATGTCTGCTGCCTGGGGGTGGTGAAGGACTACGACCTGTTCAAGCAATATAACCTGCAGGAGGTGATAAAGAGTGGGGAGGAGGGAAAAAAATGA